Proteins encoded within one genomic window of Jiangella mangrovi:
- a CDS encoding dihydrodipicolinate synthase family protein, with product MAEPRAWSRPDGPLTSRMAFAAAHVVADPLGENRPGAPAVVDWEHTLGFRRHLWSYGLGVAEAMDTAQRGMGLDWAATQELIRRSAAEARAVGGRIAAGAGTDQLAGAAAGLDEVAAAYEEQLAVVEDAGAQVILMASRQLAAVATGPDDYRKIYDRLLAQVSSPVILHWLGPMFDPALAGYWGAGDVAVAADHVVALISDHASKVDGIKVSLLDARFEEGLRARLLPLGVRLYTGDDFDYPTLIRGDAAGHSDALLGIFAAIAPAASAALQALDRGDLAAYDAAFAPTVPLARHVFGAPTYYYKTGIAFLSWLSGLQPGFVMVGGLQSARSLPHLVTTFELADAAGLFPDPPLAAARLSSLLATYGVA from the coding sequence ATGGCGGAGCCGCGCGCGTGGTCTCGACCCGACGGGCCGCTGACGTCGCGGATGGCGTTCGCCGCCGCCCACGTCGTCGCCGATCCGCTCGGCGAGAACCGGCCGGGAGCTCCCGCCGTCGTCGACTGGGAGCACACGCTGGGGTTCCGGCGGCACCTGTGGTCGTACGGGCTGGGCGTCGCCGAGGCGATGGACACCGCGCAGCGCGGCATGGGCCTCGACTGGGCCGCCACGCAGGAGCTGATCCGGCGCAGCGCGGCCGAGGCGCGCGCCGTCGGCGGCCGGATCGCGGCGGGTGCCGGGACCGACCAGCTGGCCGGCGCCGCCGCGGGGCTCGACGAGGTCGCGGCCGCGTACGAGGAGCAGCTCGCCGTCGTCGAGGACGCGGGCGCGCAGGTCATCCTCATGGCCAGCCGGCAGCTGGCCGCCGTCGCCACCGGCCCGGACGACTATCGGAAGATCTACGACCGGCTGCTCGCGCAGGTGTCGTCGCCGGTGATCCTGCACTGGCTGGGACCGATGTTCGACCCCGCGCTGGCCGGCTACTGGGGCGCTGGGGATGTGGCCGTCGCGGCCGATCACGTGGTGGCGCTGATCTCGGACCACGCGTCGAAGGTCGACGGCATCAAGGTCTCGCTGCTGGACGCCCGGTTCGAGGAGGGCCTGCGGGCGCGACTGCTGCCGCTCGGCGTGCGTCTCTACACCGGCGACGACTTCGACTACCCAACACTGATCCGCGGCGACGCGGCCGGGCACTCGGACGCGCTGCTCGGGATCTTCGCGGCCATCGCGCCGGCGGCGTCGGCGGCGCTGCAGGCACTGGACCGCGGCGACCTGGCCGCCTACGACGCCGCCTTCGCGCCGACGGTGCCGCTGGCCCGGCACGTGTTCGGCGCGCCGACCTATTACTACAAGACCGGCATCGCGTTCCTGTCCTGGCTGTCCGGGCTGCAGCCGGGGTTCGTCATGGTCGGCGGGCTGCAGAGCGCACGGTCGCTCCCCCACCTGGTGACGACGTTCGAGCTGGCGGACGCGGCGGGGTTGTTCCCCGATCCTCCGCTGGCGGCGGCGCGGCTGTCGTCGTTGCTGGCGACGTACGGGGTGGCGTGA